In Bythopirellula goksoeyrii, a single window of DNA contains:
- the hemQ gene encoding hydrogen peroxide-dependent heme synthase: MSRPHVASPPSEISLSPADGGWHCSHLYYSWNRAALAQLPEAKTSAGIDAVIALLDPEGADAPLRMQTSVVSGNKADFGLMLMDPDPLKVDRVRQRLMASPLGQALVPGYSFVSMTEISEYVPTVEEFGERLVAEGESVDSPTYAAKVKGYADRLEGMNRQRLTPELPDWPCTCFYPMNKKRKVGENWFTLSKEERNALMSEHARSGMAFAGKVKQLITVALGFDDWEWGVTLWAANPEYLKDIVYRMRFDEASARYAEFGPFLVSYVCTPAEMLKHCQVSV, translated from the coding sequence ATGAGCCGACCGCACGTAGCTTCCCCCCCTTCCGAGATTTCACTTTCACCGGCCGACGGAGGATGGCATTGCAGCCATCTCTATTACTCGTGGAACCGAGCCGCGCTCGCTCAACTGCCGGAAGCGAAAACTTCCGCCGGAATCGACGCAGTGATTGCACTGCTGGATCCTGAAGGCGCCGACGCACCCCTGCGAATGCAGACTTCGGTTGTGAGTGGCAACAAGGCCGACTTTGGGCTGATGCTGATGGATCCCGATCCCTTGAAGGTAGATCGGGTCAGACAACGTTTGATGGCTTCGCCTCTCGGGCAAGCCTTGGTGCCCGGCTACTCGTTTGTGTCGATGACCGAAATCAGCGAGTACGTTCCCACAGTCGAAGAGTTTGGCGAACGTTTGGTTGCCGAGGGTGAATCTGTCGATAGCCCTACGTACGCGGCCAAAGTCAAAGGCTATGCCGATCGCTTAGAGGGTATGAATCGGCAGCGACTCACTCCCGAACTTCCTGACTGGCCCTGCACTTGTTTCTACCCGATGAACAAGAAACGCAAGGTGGGCGAGAACTGGTTCACGCTCTCGAAAGAAGAGCGCAACGCCCTGATGAGCGAGCATGCTCGCAGCGGGATGGCTTTTGCCGGTAAGGTGAAGCAGCTTATCACAGTCGCCCTGGGATTCGACGACTGGGAATGGGGGGTCACACTTTGGGCTGCCAATCCCGAATATCTCAAAGACATCGTCTATCGCATGCGATTTGACGAAGCCAGCGCCCGCTACGCCGAGTTCGGTCCTTTCCTCGTGAGTTACGTCTGTACGCCTGCGGAAATGCTTAAGCATTGCCAAGTCAGCGTTTGA
- a CDS encoding PDZ domain-containing protein, with amino-acid sequence MKISACVLLLVSVAVFSGLTAVSQGGEPSVAQGKDASPSDIAASSQDISRWVEQLDSDQFDQRERAQAKLTAAGSPAMPEIAAAARTASLESSTRAINILLTWSEGNDRRLAVAALEQLASMKNRPIESARAAEVLAEVRELAALEAVVSLGGSYQVNPQLRGVISFVPTVNYQIIIGSKWRGGLESLQLLESIPHTAVVSFYAPPLDDDALDCLQNLPQLGRVELYGTRFSKEAIEELPRKLPNVKEIDIRPSAAFLGIRGDGGQNAHVVDVVPDSAAAKGGIRKEDVITHIAGKEVKDFAALTAMISQYQPGETVELTIVRRGGDQELQTMELPVTLAQWGPTSNDTLPELRKMNLERR; translated from the coding sequence ATGAAAATATCTGCTTGCGTCCTGCTGCTCGTGTCGGTCGCAGTATTCAGTGGATTGACCGCTGTTTCCCAAGGGGGAGAACCATCGGTTGCCCAGGGAAAAGATGCCTCTCCAAGCGATATTGCCGCATCATCCCAAGACATCAGCCGATGGGTTGAGCAACTCGATAGCGACCAATTCGATCAGCGTGAGCGGGCCCAGGCGAAACTGACTGCTGCCGGTTCTCCCGCAATGCCAGAGATTGCAGCAGCGGCGCGTACGGCATCTTTAGAAAGTTCGACTCGTGCGATCAACATTCTGTTGACCTGGTCGGAAGGAAACGATCGTCGTTTGGCAGTCGCCGCTCTAGAACAACTGGCGTCCATGAAAAACCGTCCCATCGAATCAGCGCGAGCGGCGGAGGTGCTGGCCGAAGTTCGTGAACTGGCGGCGCTCGAAGCCGTCGTTTCTCTGGGAGGTAGCTATCAAGTCAACCCGCAGTTGAGGGGAGTAATAAGTTTTGTCCCGACGGTGAATTACCAGATCATCATCGGGTCGAAGTGGCGTGGCGGTCTCGAGTCACTGCAACTTCTCGAGAGCATCCCCCATACTGCGGTCGTCAGCTTCTATGCACCCCCATTAGACGACGATGCGCTCGACTGCCTGCAGAATCTTCCCCAATTGGGACGCGTGGAACTTTACGGAACACGTTTTTCAAAAGAGGCAATTGAGGAACTGCCCCGCAAGCTACCAAACGTTAAGGAGATTGACATTCGTCCGAGTGCAGCCTTTCTTGGGATTCGCGGAGACGGGGGTCAGAATGCTCACGTAGTGGATGTGGTGCCCGATAGCGCCGCTGCAAAAGGAGGGATTCGTAAAGAGGATGTGATAACTCACATCGCGGGGAAGGAAGTGAAAGATTTTGCGGCGCTAACCGCCATGATTTCCCAATATCAGCCTGGCGAAACGGTAGAACTCACCATCGTCCGAAGGGGAGGTGATCAGGAGCTACAGACAATGGAGTTGCCAGTCACGCTCGCTCAGTGGGGGCCTACGAGCAACGATACTCTGCCAGAGCTGCGCAAAATGAACCTTGAGCGACGTTAG
- a CDS encoding Gfo/Idh/MocA family oxidoreductase, producing MNFAVLGADSESLLLAQAAINSGHAITWGGDLGGIQDSPLISDISVWLPKDDQDDNWESLLDQHACDAVIVGRGETSGALRAEQVNQLIKNGVAVLATFPLCESVLSFYEIDMARCESKSTLYHFNPLTQQSALLDEVARWVREGHPEVGSVEKVVWDRPLEQRTQESVLWHFARDIEVLDQVAGPLDRLGAVGSPDTAATYAGLSVQLLGKCQVPVHWSVGPVENPLFPRLTIVGERGKWRTELPESTEEKAAQAKTCLAQFVDAVSGESSVKTTWPAALRAMELTDTIEISLRRGRMIDVHRQQLSEQLAFRGTMSAVGCGVLLLLPPLLLVMGWLAEQVGLPVAQYWAHGLLALLAAFLLIQVIPKLFLGSSTEENQED from the coding sequence ATGAATTTTGCAGTCTTAGGTGCTGATAGCGAAAGTCTGCTACTCGCCCAGGCAGCAATAAATAGCGGCCACGCGATCACTTGGGGAGGAGATTTGGGAGGCATCCAGGATTCGCCTCTCATAAGCGACATCTCAGTGTGGTTACCTAAAGATGATCAAGACGACAATTGGGAATCACTTCTTGATCAACATGCCTGCGATGCCGTGATTGTAGGACGAGGTGAGACATCTGGCGCCTTGAGAGCCGAGCAAGTCAACCAACTCATCAAGAACGGTGTGGCGGTCTTGGCGACTTTTCCGCTTTGTGAGTCGGTCCTGAGCTTCTACGAGATCGACATGGCCCGATGCGAAAGCAAGTCCACGCTATATCACTTTAATCCTCTAACTCAGCAATCGGCACTTTTAGATGAAGTTGCTCGGTGGGTTCGCGAAGGACATCCTGAGGTAGGCTCGGTTGAGAAAGTCGTATGGGATCGGCCATTGGAACAACGAACCCAGGAAAGCGTACTTTGGCATTTCGCCCGAGATATTGAAGTACTGGACCAGGTCGCCGGTCCACTCGACCGCTTGGGGGCAGTCGGTTCGCCAGACACAGCAGCCACCTACGCTGGTCTGAGTGTGCAGCTTCTAGGGAAATGCCAAGTGCCAGTCCATTGGTCCGTTGGTCCAGTCGAAAATCCTCTATTTCCTCGGCTTACCATCGTCGGTGAACGTGGCAAGTGGCGAACCGAACTCCCCGAATCGACCGAAGAAAAGGCTGCGCAAGCCAAAACTTGCCTCGCCCAATTTGTGGATGCTGTTTCCGGGGAGTCTTCTGTAAAAACCACCTGGCCTGCCGCCCTGCGTGCGATGGAACTCACCGACACGATCGAGATCAGCCTTCGACGTGGCAGAATGATCGACGTCCATCGTCAGCAACTGAGCGAGCAATTGGCATTTCGAGGAACGATGTCCGCCGTGGGATGCGGAGTACTTCTCCTCCTGCCTCCGTTACTCCTGGTAATGGGCTGGTTAGCTGAGCAAGTAGGGCTTCCGGTTGCTCAGTATTGGGCTCACGGACTGCTGGCATTGCTGGCGGCTTTTCTTCTGATTCAGGTAATCCCCAAGCTGTTTTTAGGGTCCTCGACAGAAGAAAACCAAGAAGATTGA
- a CDS encoding SpoVR family protein, with protein MAIAESSNLTPELAAIQTEVEGYARGYGLDFYPTIFELIDADQLNAIAARGGFPTRYPHWRFGMEYEQLSKGYNYGLQKIYEMVINNNPCYAYLMRCNGLIDQKLVMAHVYGHCDFFKNNHWFAHTSRKMMDEMANHGSRIRRYMDEFGVEKVENFIDACLSIEDLIDIHSPFIRRREEKSRYDFSGSKKETKKDAPARFEAKDYMDRFINPRNRKSDNEDTDEEELPVRRVPERPERDVMLFILEHAPLKSWQSDVLSIIRDESYYFAPQAQTKIMNEGWASYWHSTIMIRQGLTAADVINYCDHHSGTLASSPTQLNPYKVGIELFRNIEDRWNRGAFGPEYENCDDHAAQQNWNTDAGLGREKIFEVRRIHNDLTFIDEFLTLDFVREHRLFRFGYNERSDVYEIESREFPKVKQQLLDSLTNRGRPIIAVVDGNYRNRGELYLEHSFSGVELQMDYARDTLENLQRLWGRPVHLETRLENASAVLSYDGEDHEFEAGDPVELAEEVEEAF; from the coding sequence ATGGCTATTGCCGAATCAAGCAATTTGACGCCGGAACTCGCCGCGATTCAAACGGAGGTCGAGGGCTATGCACGCGGCTACGGACTAGATTTCTACCCTACGATCTTCGAGCTGATCGACGCCGATCAACTCAACGCCATCGCAGCGCGGGGCGGGTTTCCGACGCGGTATCCCCACTGGCGCTTTGGGATGGAGTATGAGCAGCTTAGCAAGGGATACAACTACGGCCTGCAGAAAATCTACGAGATGGTGATCAATAACAATCCCTGTTACGCGTATCTCATGCGTTGCAATGGGCTGATTGATCAGAAACTAGTGATGGCGCATGTGTACGGTCATTGCGATTTCTTTAAGAACAATCATTGGTTCGCCCATACCAGCCGCAAGATGATGGATGAGATGGCCAATCACGGCAGCCGGATTCGCCGCTATATGGATGAATTTGGTGTGGAAAAGGTGGAAAATTTTATCGATGCGTGCCTGAGTATCGAGGATTTGATTGACATCCATTCTCCTTTTATTCGGCGCCGGGAAGAAAAGAGCCGCTACGATTTTTCGGGCTCAAAGAAGGAGACCAAGAAAGACGCTCCCGCCCGATTCGAAGCCAAGGACTATATGGATCGGTTTATCAATCCGCGAAATCGCAAGTCAGACAACGAAGACACTGACGAAGAGGAACTGCCGGTTCGCAGAGTGCCGGAGCGGCCCGAACGAGATGTGATGCTGTTCATTCTCGAGCATGCACCTTTGAAGAGTTGGCAGTCGGATGTGCTCTCGATCATTCGTGACGAGTCGTATTACTTCGCCCCTCAGGCTCAAACGAAAATTATGAACGAAGGTTGGGCGAGCTACTGGCATTCCACGATCATGATCCGCCAGGGGCTCACCGCCGCTGATGTCATCAACTACTGCGACCATCACAGCGGCACGCTGGCTAGTTCCCCGACGCAATTGAATCCCTACAAGGTGGGGATCGAGTTGTTCCGCAATATCGAGGATCGCTGGAACCGCGGCGCCTTTGGCCCAGAGTATGAGAATTGCGACGACCATGCCGCCCAGCAGAACTGGAATACCGATGCCGGATTGGGCCGTGAAAAAATCTTTGAAGTCCGTCGTATCCACAACGACCTTACCTTCATCGACGAGTTTCTCACACTTGACTTCGTCCGTGAACACCGATTGTTCCGTTTTGGGTATAATGAACGTAGTGATGTGTACGAAATCGAAAGCCGTGAGTTCCCGAAGGTGAAACAGCAATTGCTCGATAGTCTGACCAATCGGGGACGTCCGATCATTGCCGTGGTGGACGGCAACTATCGAAACCGAGGAGAACTTTACCTCGAGCATAGTTTCTCTGGTGTGGAGCTTCAGATGGATTACGCCCGCGACACGCTGGAAAACTTGCAGCGACTTTGGGGTCGTCCCGTCCATTTGGAAACCCGCCTGGAGAATGCGTCTGCCGTGTTGTCCTACGACGGCGAGGACCATGAGTTTGAAGCGGGGGACCCGGTCGAACTGGCCGAAGAAGTGGAGGAAGCGTTTTGA
- a CDS encoding DUF444 family protein, translating to MAMDIHRDQRRFKQIVRGRIRQNLRKYITHGEMIGRRGRDAVSIPVPQLDVPHFKYGKNGSGGVGQGKGEVGDPLSQPGQEGDGAGGAGSEPGSGHLVEVEVSLNELAEMLGEELELPRIEPKGTANIESEKAKYNSIRQTGPESLKHFKKTYLRALKRQITTGNYAPDDPYIVPVKGDKQYRSWNDVPLPEVNAVAIYMMDVSGSMTDEQKNIVRNEAFWIDAWLTNQYKGIETRYIIHDAVAKEVDEHTFYHTRESGGTRISSAYKVCSDLIASAFPVSDWNIYCFQFSDGDNWGDDNRMAFELLGEKLLPVVNAFCYGQVESPYGSGDFIDSLKKEFNDHESLILSEIPDKDAIYQSIKLFLGKGK from the coding sequence ATGGCAATGGACATTCATCGCGACCAGCGCCGATTTAAGCAGATCGTCCGCGGACGAATTCGCCAGAATTTGCGCAAATACATCACCCACGGCGAGATGATTGGCCGACGTGGGCGCGATGCGGTCAGTATTCCGGTTCCCCAGCTTGATGTTCCACACTTCAAATACGGGAAAAACGGTTCGGGTGGAGTAGGGCAAGGCAAAGGGGAAGTTGGTGATCCGCTGAGCCAGCCAGGTCAAGAAGGCGACGGCGCCGGTGGAGCGGGCAGCGAGCCCGGTTCGGGGCACTTGGTCGAAGTGGAGGTCTCGCTCAACGAACTAGCCGAAATGCTTGGAGAGGAACTTGAGTTGCCCCGAATCGAACCAAAGGGTACCGCCAACATTGAGAGCGAAAAAGCCAAGTACAACAGTATACGTCAGACGGGGCCCGAGTCTCTTAAGCATTTTAAGAAAACCTATTTGCGTGCGCTGAAGCGTCAAATAACTACAGGGAACTATGCTCCAGACGATCCCTATATTGTGCCCGTCAAAGGGGATAAGCAGTATCGATCGTGGAATGATGTACCGCTGCCGGAAGTGAATGCAGTAGCGATTTACATGATGGACGTGTCGGGTTCGATGACCGACGAGCAGAAAAACATTGTGCGAAACGAGGCCTTTTGGATCGATGCGTGGCTCACGAACCAGTACAAGGGGATCGAGACCCGCTACATCATCCACGATGCCGTGGCCAAAGAAGTTGATGAGCATACTTTTTACCACACCCGGGAAAGCGGTGGCACACGAATCAGTTCTGCCTACAAAGTGTGCTCAGATTTGATCGCAAGTGCATTTCCTGTCTCCGACTGGAATATCTACTGCTTCCAATTTTCAGACGGGGACAACTGGGGAGACGACAACCGAATGGCTTTTGAGCTTCTCGGCGAGAAACTGTTGCCGGTCGTGAATGCGTTTTGCTACGGGCAAGTCGAGAGCCCGTATGGCAGTGGCGATTTTATCGACAGTCTGAAGAAAGAGTTTAATGACCATGAGTCGCTCATTCTCTCAGAGATCCCTGATAAGGATGCGATTTATCAATCGATTAAGTTGTTTTTAGGAAAAGGCAAGTAG
- a CDS encoding PrkA family serine protein kinase: MVSGSEIVSIISQRQDREQFRRKNWIGTFEEYLELVRDDPKVTRTAYQRIYDMILSYGVEVVTKGREKEHQYRFFDDPLNGGRDAVYGLREPLHNLVNALKSAAYEYGIEKRVLLLHGPVGSSKSTIVRLLKQGLQRYSETDEGALYTLGWVDEEDPSEVHWCPMNEEPLHLIPERFREDVAASLNTGHEEDDFKVRIRGELDPFCRFMYQQRLKKYDGDWTRVVQDVRVKRVILSEKDRVGIGTFQPKDEKNQDATELTGDINYRKIAVYGSDSDPRAFNFDGEFNVANRGIVEFVEVLKLDVAFLYDLLGASQEHRIKPKKFAQTDIDEVIIGHTNEPEYRRLKNNEFMEALRDRTVKIDIPYVTTLEHEKHIYEKDYNQDTVKGKHIAPHTIEMAAMWAILTRLEEPKHAGLSRLQKLKLYNGKSLPGFTEENIAELRDQAHNEGLVGISPRYVQDKISNALVAHPDARSINPFMVLNELENGLKHHSLINDEELKQEYRDLLGVVKEEYENIVKLEVQRAIAADEDALMRLCGNYIDNIKAYTQREKVKNPFTGQYEEPDERLMRSIEEKIDIPDSRKDDFRREIMNYIGALSIDGKKFDYKTNERLNKALELKLFEDQKDSIKLTSLVSNVIDADTQKKIDVVKGRLIRDYGYDDESATDVLNYVASIFARGDTKEKN; encoded by the coding sequence ATGGTCAGTGGAAGTGAAATCGTTTCGATTATCTCGCAACGCCAAGATCGCGAACAATTCCGTCGCAAGAATTGGATCGGTACTTTCGAGGAGTACCTAGAACTTGTCCGAGACGATCCCAAGGTAACTCGTACGGCCTACCAGCGAATCTACGACATGATCCTCTCCTATGGCGTGGAGGTTGTGACCAAGGGCAGAGAAAAGGAACATCAATATCGCTTCTTCGACGACCCTCTGAACGGTGGGCGCGACGCCGTCTACGGGCTTAGGGAGCCATTGCACAATCTGGTGAACGCACTCAAGAGTGCTGCCTACGAATACGGCATCGAAAAGCGAGTTTTGCTACTCCATGGACCAGTGGGTAGCAGTAAAAGTACGATCGTCCGCTTGCTTAAACAAGGTCTCCAGCGTTATTCGGAAACCGATGAGGGAGCCCTCTATACCCTGGGTTGGGTGGACGAGGAAGATCCCTCTGAGGTGCATTGGTGCCCGATGAATGAGGAGCCACTACACCTGATTCCTGAACGGTTCCGCGAAGATGTTGCAGCAAGCCTCAACACTGGTCATGAAGAAGATGATTTTAAGGTTCGCATTCGTGGCGAATTGGATCCCTTCTGCCGCTTCATGTACCAGCAGCGACTTAAGAAATACGACGGAGATTGGACCCGTGTTGTACAGGATGTCCGTGTGAAACGGGTCATATTGAGCGAGAAAGACCGTGTCGGCATTGGTACGTTCCAGCCAAAGGACGAAAAAAACCAGGATGCTACCGAGCTCACTGGGGACATCAATTATCGAAAGATCGCCGTATATGGCAGCGACAGCGATCCACGGGCCTTCAACTTCGACGGCGAGTTCAATGTTGCCAATCGGGGCATCGTCGAATTTGTCGAAGTACTCAAGTTAGACGTGGCGTTCCTCTATGACCTACTGGGTGCGAGTCAGGAACACCGAATCAAGCCCAAGAAATTTGCTCAGACTGATATCGACGAAGTCATCATTGGCCATACCAATGAACCCGAGTATCGCCGCCTGAAAAACAATGAGTTCATGGAAGCTTTGCGGGACCGCACGGTCAAGATCGACATCCCCTATGTAACTACTCTCGAGCACGAGAAGCACATCTACGAGAAAGATTACAATCAGGATACCGTCAAGGGAAAGCATATTGCTCCGCACACGATCGAGATGGCGGCCATGTGGGCGATTCTCACACGCCTTGAAGAACCAAAGCACGCTGGACTTTCGCGACTCCAGAAATTGAAGCTTTACAACGGAAAATCCCTGCCTGGATTCACCGAGGAGAACATAGCCGAACTTCGCGATCAGGCACACAACGAGGGCTTAGTAGGGATTTCGCCACGCTATGTTCAGGACAAAATCTCTAATGCCTTGGTGGCCCATCCAGATGCGCGTTCCATCAATCCGTTTATGGTGCTCAACGAGCTGGAAAACGGCCTCAAGCATCACAGCCTGATTAACGACGAGGAACTCAAGCAAGAGTACCGCGATCTATTGGGAGTCGTGAAGGAAGAGTATGAGAACATCGTCAAACTGGAGGTCCAGCGGGCCATTGCCGCTGATGAGGATGCCCTGATGCGGCTCTGCGGCAATTACATCGACAACATCAAGGCCTACACTCAGCGAGAAAAGGTCAAGAACCCCTTCACGGGCCAATACGAAGAACCCGACGAGCGGCTCATGCGCTCGATCGAGGAAAAGATCGATATTCCCGACAGTCGCAAGGACGATTTCCGTCGCGAAATTATGAACTACATCGGGGCGTTGTCCATCGATGGCAAGAAGTTCGACTACAAAACGAACGAACGACTCAACAAGGCCCTGGAACTCAAGCTGTTCGAGGATCAGAAAGACTCGATCAAGCTTACGAGTTTGGTCTCAAACGTAATCGACGCGGACACTCAGAAGAAGATCGACGTCGTGAAGGGTCGCCTGATTCGCGACTACGGCTATGACGATGAGAGCGCCACCGATGTACTCAACTACGTGGCGAGCATCTTTGCCCGCGGAGATACCAAGGAGAAGAATTAG
- a CDS encoding trypsin-like peptidase domain-containing protein, giving the protein MDDPRSDDAAVNFFSFRRLLLAAFLLGLLAQSVLADTSLRVTPIVKAVREASPAVVNIQGQKSVVETESSRQVSKQVNGMGTGVLIDPRGFILTNFHVVDGVRRINVTLSTGQSFIAKIVARDPQTDLAIIRINPSFDMPVINLGTSQELMPGETVIAVGNAFGYENTVTTGIVSALHRNVQVNETQQYLDLIQTDASINPGNSGGPLLNIDGEMIGLNVAVRAGAQGIGFAIPVDNALEIATRMMSIEELESNWHGMDTLSMSKENGHVTVARVDSNSPAESCGITRGDQVERIGTVQIRRPLDIERALLGHRSGEQIPVVVRRDSQEITLDLTIASRTNRRPEIPAKMESFEAATWETLGLILEQESADSLRALELPYDGGMRVVSVRSGSSADQQGVKEGDILVRFHRWTTASKSDIQFLVDRADSLSRAGALKFYIVRGDKTHFAQMEVAARKNSVR; this is encoded by the coding sequence ATGGACGACCCGCGCTCCGACGACGCCGCTGTGAACTTTTTTTCTTTTCGCCGGCTCCTGCTAGCAGCATTTCTGCTGGGATTACTTGCTCAATCAGTTCTTGCTGACACCAGTTTGCGTGTGACTCCTATTGTCAAGGCAGTTCGGGAAGCCAGTCCTGCCGTGGTCAACATCCAGGGTCAAAAATCGGTTGTTGAAACCGAGTCTTCTCGACAAGTTTCCAAGCAGGTCAATGGCATGGGGACAGGGGTGTTGATCGATCCACGCGGGTTCATTCTCACGAACTTCCATGTGGTTGATGGTGTGCGACGCATCAACGTTACTCTCTCCACGGGTCAATCTTTCATTGCAAAAATCGTTGCCCGAGACCCCCAAACCGATCTGGCAATCATTCGCATTAATCCTTCTTTTGACATGCCCGTCATCAATCTTGGTACTTCACAAGAACTGATGCCAGGCGAGACTGTGATCGCTGTCGGAAACGCATTCGGCTATGAAAATACCGTTACCACGGGCATCGTAAGTGCTCTGCATCGAAACGTACAAGTTAACGAGACTCAACAATATCTCGATCTGATCCAGACCGACGCGAGCATTAACCCAGGCAACTCGGGTGGACCGCTCCTGAACATCGACGGCGAAATGATTGGATTGAATGTCGCTGTGCGTGCAGGTGCCCAGGGTATTGGATTCGCCATTCCTGTCGACAATGCTCTGGAAATCGCTACTCGTATGATGAGCATTGAAGAATTGGAAAGCAACTGGCACGGCATGGACACCTTGTCTATGAGCAAAGAAAATGGGCACGTAACCGTAGCCCGGGTCGACAGCAATAGCCCTGCCGAAAGCTGTGGAATTACCCGAGGTGATCAAGTCGAGCGGATTGGCACAGTGCAGATTCGCCGCCCGCTGGACATCGAACGTGCCCTGCTTGGTCACCGCAGCGGGGAGCAAATCCCTGTTGTTGTCCGCCGTGACAGCCAGGAGATCACTCTGGATCTCACGATCGCTAGCCGCACCAATCGACGGCCGGAAATCCCAGCGAAAATGGAATCCTTTGAAGCTGCTACCTGGGAAACGCTAGGGCTGATCTTGGAACAAGAATCTGCTGATTCTCTACGTGCCTTGGAACTCCCTTACGACGGTGGGATGCGGGTCGTCTCAGTCCGCTCAGGGAGTTCTGCAGATCAGCAAGGCGTAAAGGAAGGGGACATCCTCGTCCGCTTCCATCGCTGGACAACGGCCTCCAAGTCGGACATTCAGTTCCTGGTCGACCGAGCCGACTCGCTCTCTCGTGCCGGGGCACTGAAGTTTTATATTGTCCGCGGTGACAAAACGCATTTCGCCCAGATGGAAGTCGCAGCGCGCAAGAACAGTGTGAGGTGA
- a CDS encoding DUF6666 family protein — protein sequence MKSSRNSLIKLLCSAYCISLMLLSAHAAAQVNPLRFQRPGDSQQASEVQQKFRSPSQVNDQQAPEPPRVATKLPAKKQPVSKTPAKKPQGKKATSPRPEVVQAAAELQQPERAIQPIPELADESEEIHFGSPSEGWDVPTQFDGYEGGCPCGQGPCSCDPGCGICDPGCGICDPGCGVCDPGCGVCDPGCGCPQPSCGSRVGIPGPEFWCFQVCLPRIKDVSFWGGVQGFRGPRDFVAGAAPTSRSDSNFGFHEGVNISGRAPLVSRLFPQLSYQLGFQSFQSRLSGTTYSDDDRGQQFITAGLYRRVCSGVQFGVVYDYMKDDLDEAIGLSQVRYEISLKSPKGREVGYWGTSSTDDAMSDGVNWATVNQHAAFFRWNLYDGYQARVWAGGTGNSEGLLGADFYAPLNDRWSVQTGFNYLIPEQDPGPAAVRHESWNLGINLVWHIGCSAKKGANSPFRPLFGVADNGWMFVDQK from the coding sequence ATGAAAAGTTCCCGTAATAGCCTTATCAAGCTTCTCTGCTCTGCCTACTGCATCAGCCTGATGTTGCTGTCAGCCCACGCTGCTGCCCAGGTAAACCCACTTCGATTCCAGCGGCCAGGTGATTCCCAACAGGCTTCAGAGGTTCAACAGAAGTTTCGGTCTCCGTCGCAGGTCAACGACCAGCAGGCCCCCGAACCACCGCGAGTAGCAACCAAGTTGCCTGCAAAGAAACAACCTGTTTCAAAAACACCGGCGAAGAAACCTCAGGGCAAGAAAGCGACTTCTCCGCGCCCTGAAGTAGTTCAAGCCGCGGCTGAGCTGCAGCAACCCGAGCGAGCCATTCAACCAATCCCAGAACTAGCCGACGAAAGTGAAGAAATACACTTTGGTTCACCCTCGGAGGGATGGGACGTGCCGACGCAATTCGATGGCTACGAAGGTGGCTGTCCTTGTGGGCAGGGACCCTGCAGCTGCGATCCTGGATGTGGAATATGTGACCCTGGTTGCGGTATCTGCGACCCAGGCTGCGGCGTATGTGATCCTGGGTGCGGAGTTTGCGACCCAGGCTGTGGCTGCCCCCAGCCAAGCTGTGGAAGTCGAGTAGGCATCCCAGGGCCCGAGTTTTGGTGTTTCCAAGTCTGCTTGCCACGAATCAAGGACGTGTCCTTTTGGGGTGGCGTGCAAGGGTTCCGAGGGCCTCGTGACTTTGTTGCCGGTGCCGCCCCCACTTCACGCAGTGATTCCAATTTTGGCTTCCACGAGGGAGTCAATATCAGTGGACGTGCCCCGCTGGTAAGTCGCTTGTTTCCTCAACTCAGCTATCAACTTGGATTTCAGTCGTTCCAAAGCAGGCTTTCCGGTACTACCTATAGTGACGATGACCGTGGCCAACAGTTCATAACCGCTGGTCTGTATCGACGGGTATGTAGTGGAGTGCAATTCGGAGTCGTGTACGATTACATGAAGGACGACTTAGATGAGGCCATCGGTCTCAGCCAGGTTCGTTACGAGATCAGCCTGAAGAGTCCCAAGGGCCGAGAGGTCGGCTACTGGGGAACTAGCAGCACGGATGATGCCATGTCAGATGGCGTGAACTGGGCGACCGTCAATCAGCATGCGGCTTTCTTTCGGTGGAATCTCTACGATGGATACCAAGCCAGAGTCTGGGCTGGCGGAACCGGCAACAGTGAGGGACTCTTGGGAGCCGATTTCTACGCTCCTCTCAACGATCGTTGGTCGGTGCAGACAGGGTTCAACTATCTAATTCCTGAGCAAGATCCCGGTCCGGCAGCAGTACGGCATGAGTCCTGGAATCTAGGGATTAATCTCGTCTGGCACATCGGCTGTTCGGCGAAAAAAGGTGCTAATAGCCCCTTCCGGCCACTATTTGGGGTAGCTGACAACGGATGGATGTTCGTAGACCAAAAATAG